In Phaseolus vulgaris cultivar G19833 chromosome 10, P. vulgaris v2.0, whole genome shotgun sequence, a single genomic region encodes these proteins:
- the LOC137819694 gene encoding metallothionein-like protein 2 has translation MSSCGSNCGCGSSCSCGSNCGCSKYSFDMSYAEKTSTESVVLGFGTVKAEFEGAEMAEENGCKCGANCSCDPCTCK, from the exons ATGTCTAGCTGTGGCAGTAACTGTGGGTGTGGAAGTAGCTGCAGCTGTGGCAGCAACTGCGG TTGCAGTAAGTACTCGTTTGACATGAGCTATGCTGAGAAGACAAGCACAGAGAGTGTAGTTTTGGGCTTTGGAACTGTGAAGGCTGAATTTGAAGGTGCTGAAATGGCTGAGGAAAATGGCTGCAAGTGTGGAGCAAACTGCAGTTGCGACCCATGCACCTGCAAATGA
- the LOC137819693 gene encoding protein NRT1/ PTR FAMILY 5.6-like → MEKNKVDGNCEEINDEMKWVLDSSLDHRGRVPLRASTGSWKSSLFIIAIEFSERLSYFGIATSLVLYLTKVIHQDLKTAVKNVNYWSGVTTLMPLLGGFLADAYLGRYSTVIASCIVYLMGLVVLSLSWFVPGLRPCDHTSTCTETRRIHEVVFFLGIYLISIGTGGHKPSLESFGADQFDDNNAKERRQKMSFFNWWNSGLCSGIILGVTVIVYVQDHINWGAAYIILTVVMAISLLIFLIGRPSYRYRSPTGSPLKPMLQVLVAAISKRNLPYPSNPTQLYEVSKVEGNGERCLVHTKKLKFLDKAAIIENEGNIEEKQSPWRLATITKVEELKLIINMIPIWVFTLPFGICAAQTSTFFIKQGAIMNRKIGSGFEVPPASIFTLAAIGMIISVILYDNILVPTFRKLTGNERGISILQRIGIGMVFSVLSMIVAALVERKRLHAVEMNGPIKGSTSMSAFWLAPQFVIIGFGDGFALVGLQEYFYDQVPDSMRSLGIALYLSVIGAASFLSSLLITIVDDVTGKNGKSWFGKDLNTSRLDKFFWLMAVITSVNLFMFVFFAHKYNYKNVQKLAVADCYEGKNEDDCRADIRVSISEN, encoded by the exons atggAGAAGAACAAAGTTGATGGAAATTGTGAGGAAATCAATGATGAGATGAAATGGGTTCTTGATTCTTCTTTGGATCACAGAGGAAGAGTCCCTCTGAGAGCTTCAACTGGTTCATGGAAATCTTCTCTCTTCATTATTG CAATTGAATTTAGTGAGAGATTGAGCTACTTCGGAATAGCAACTAGTTTGGTTCTTTATCTCACAAAAGTTATTCACCAAGACCTTAAGACAGCAGTTAAGAATGTGAACTATTGGTCTGGTGTCACCACCTTGATGCCATTGTTAGGAGGATTCCTAGCTGATGCTTACTTGGGGCGTTACTCAACTGTGATAGCATCATGCATTGTTTATCTCATG GGTTTGGTTGTGCTTTCTCTGTCATGGTTCGTACCAGGATTGAGACCATGTGATCATACTAGTACATGCACAGAAACTAGGAGGATTCATGAAGTGGTTTTCTTCCTAGGCATCTATTTGATATCCATTGGTACTGGGGGCCATAAACCTTCCTTGGAAAGCTTTGGTGCTGATCAATTTGATGATAATAATGCCAAAGAAAGAAGGCAGAAAATGTCCTTTTTCAATTGGTGGAACAGTGGCTTGTGCAGTGGAATCATTCTAGGAGTCACTGTGATTGTGTACGTACAAGATCATATCAATTGGGGGGCTGCTTATATCATCCTCACAGTGGTCATGGCTATCTCATTGCTCATTTTCTTGATAGGAAGACCATCTTATCGTTATAGGAGTCCAACTGGGAGCCCCTTGAAGCCTATGTTGCAGGTTCTTGTTGCTGCTATTTCCAAAAGAAACCTTCCATATCCTTCCAATCCAACTCAATTGTATGAAGTTTCCAAGGTTGAGGGAAATGGTGAAAGATGTCTGGTTCACACCAAGAAACTCAA ATTTCTTGACAAGGCAGCAATTATTGAAAATGAAGGGAACATAGAAGAGAAACAGAGTCCTTGGAGACTTGCAACCATAACTAAGGTTGAAGAACTGAAGCTTATCATCAACATGATCCCCATTTGGGTGTTCACTTTACCATTTGGAATCTGTGCTGCACAAACATCCACTTTCTTCATCAAGCAAGGTGCCATCATGAACAGAAAGATAGGCAGTGGGTTTGAGGTCCCTCCCGCTTCAATTTTCACTCTTGCTGCTATTGGGATGATAATTTCAGTGATCCTGTATGACAATATCCTTGTGCCAACGTTCAGAAAGCTAACAGGAAATGAAAGAGGAATCAGCATCCTCCAAAGGATTGGTATTGGAATGGTTTTCTCAGTCCTCTCAATGATAGTAGCAGCTTTGGTAGAAAGGAAGAGGCTTCATGCTGTTGAGATGAATGGGCCAATAAAGGGTTCTACCTCAATGAGTGCCTTTTGGTTGGCCCCACAATTTGTAATCATTGGATTTGGTGATGGTTTTGCTCTTGTTGGCTTGCAAGAGTATTTCTATGATCAAGTGCCAGACTCAATGAGAAGCTTGGGAATAGCACTTTACCTTAGTGTGATTGGGGCTGCAAGTTTTCTTAGTAGTTTGTTGATAACGATTGTTGATGATGTGACAGGTAAGAATGGGAAGAGTTGGTTTGGTAAGGATTTGAATACTAGCCGCTTGGACAAATTCTTTTGGCTTATGGCAGTCATCACCTCAGTGAACTTGTTCATGTTTGTGTTCTTTGCTCACAAGTATAACTACAAGAATGTACAAAAGTTAGCAGTGGCTGATTGTTATGAAGGGAAAAATGAAGATGATTGTAGAGCAGATATTAGAGTTTCAATTAGTGAAAATTAA